The following nucleotide sequence is from Vicinamibacteria bacterium.
CGAAGAAGATCAAGCCGATGAGCTCTCCCTCGATGCCAGCGACGGTGGCCGGAAGATACTTCAGCGTTTGGAACATGAACAGGAAGTACCACTCCGGTTTGATCCCGGCGGGAGCAGGGGCGAACGGATCCGCTTTGGTTCCCAGCTCCCAGGGGAACAGAGAAGCGAGGCCCGCGAGGATGGCGAGCGCGATCGCCCAGCCCATGAGCTCGCGCAGAAAAAAGTTGGGGAAGAATTTCATCGGAGCCCGCCGCTCGGCTT
It contains:
- a CDS encoding cytochrome bc complex cytochrome b subunit; this translates as AERRAPMKFFPNFFLRELMGWAIALAILAGLASLFPWELGTKADPFAPAPAGIKPEWYFLFMFQTLKYLPATVAGIEGELIGLIFFGIAGLVWFFWPLFDRGKSSYLVPVVGAAALAFMAVMTFLGYVGS